The following coding sequences lie in one Actinomyces capricornis genomic window:
- a CDS encoding type II toxin-antitoxin system RelE/ParE family toxin: MNPDVVFSPWALRHMTGLYRRIAEESGSSDLAEAYLSAIMDRCEALAEFPLTGRLRDDIRPHLRTVGFRNRVVIAFAVCDNRIEVLGVHFGGRDHDGLQRGEAPTVHVD, translated from the coding sequence GTGAACCCCGACGTCGTCTTCTCGCCGTGGGCGCTGCGCCACATGACCGGGCTCTACCGGCGGATCGCCGAGGAGTCCGGCTCCTCCGACCTGGCCGAGGCCTACCTGTCGGCCATCATGGACCGCTGCGAGGCCCTGGCCGAGTTCCCCCTGACCGGGCGACTCCGCGACGACATCCGGCCCCATCTGCGCACTGTGGGGTTCAGGAATCGCGTCGTCATCGCCTTCGCCGTCTGCGACAACCGGATCGAGGTCCTCGGCGTCCACTTCGGGGGCCGCGATCATGACGGGCTGCAGCGCGGAGAGGCACCCACCGTTCACGTCGACTGA
- the pyk gene encoding pyruvate kinase encodes MRRAKIVCTLGPATDSPEQVQALVDAGMNVARINRSHGRVEDHEEVIGRVRAAAEASGRAIAVLVDLQGPKIRLGKFVNDQKVMLNKGDEFTITTDDVLGTVKRCSTTFKGLPGDCRPGDRLLIDDGNVAVRVVAVTDTDVVTRVEVPGFVSNNKGINLPGVAVSVPALSEKDRVDLRWALEVGADFIALSFVRNADDIKDVHEIMDEVGVRIPVIAKIEKPQAVENLFDIVSAFDGIMVARGDLGVEMPLEAVPLVQKRAIELARRQAKPVIVATQVLESMIQNPRPTRAEASDCANAILDGADAVMLSGETSVGAYPIEAVRTMARIIENVEENGGERIAELGSYPQTRGGALTRAAAEMGEQLDITYLVTFTQSGDTARRLSRLRSPIPLLAFTPLDSTRNQLAVSWGVNTYRVPAVQHTDDMVAQVDEILQDKHLAQAGDTVVIVAGMPPGTPGSTNSIRIHTVGETVDYKA; translated from the coding sequence ATGCGCAGAGCCAAGATCGTATGCACCCTCGGACCCGCCACCGACTCGCCCGAGCAGGTGCAAGCCCTGGTGGACGCGGGCATGAATGTCGCGCGTATCAACCGCTCGCACGGGCGGGTGGAGGACCACGAGGAGGTCATCGGGCGGGTGCGCGCCGCCGCCGAGGCCTCCGGCCGGGCCATCGCCGTCCTGGTCGACCTCCAGGGCCCCAAGATCCGCCTGGGCAAGTTCGTCAACGACCAGAAGGTCATGCTCAACAAGGGCGATGAGTTCACCATCACCACCGATGACGTGCTGGGCACGGTCAAGCGCTGCTCGACCACCTTCAAGGGCCTGCCCGGGGACTGCCGCCCGGGCGACCGCCTGCTCATCGACGACGGCAACGTGGCGGTGCGCGTCGTCGCGGTGACCGACACCGATGTGGTCACCCGGGTCGAGGTCCCCGGCTTCGTGTCGAACAACAAGGGCATCAACCTGCCGGGCGTGGCGGTCTCGGTGCCGGCCCTGTCGGAGAAGGACCGCGTGGACCTGCGCTGGGCCCTGGAGGTCGGTGCCGACTTCATCGCCCTGTCCTTCGTGCGCAACGCCGACGACATCAAGGACGTCCACGAGATCATGGACGAGGTCGGGGTGCGCATCCCCGTCATCGCCAAGATCGAGAAGCCCCAGGCGGTGGAGAACCTCTTCGACATCGTCTCGGCCTTCGACGGCATCATGGTGGCCCGCGGCGACCTGGGCGTCGAGATGCCCCTGGAGGCGGTGCCGCTGGTGCAGAAGCGGGCCATCGAGCTGGCCCGCCGTCAGGCCAAGCCGGTCATCGTGGCCACCCAGGTCCTGGAGTCCATGATCCAGAACCCCCGGCCCACCCGCGCCGAGGCCTCGGACTGCGCCAACGCCATCCTCGACGGCGCCGACGCCGTCATGCTCTCCGGTGAGACCTCCGTGGGCGCCTACCCGATCGAGGCCGTGCGCACCATGGCCCGCATCATCGAGAACGTGGAGGAGAACGGCGGGGAGCGCATCGCCGAGCTCGGCTCCTACCCGCAGACCCGCGGCGGCGCCCTGACCCGCGCCGCCGCCGAGATGGGCGAGCAGCTCGACATCACCTACCTGGTCACCTTCACCCAGTCCGGTGACACCGCCCGGCGCCTGTCCCGCCTGCGCTCCCCGATCCCGCTGCTGGCCTTCACGCCCCTGGACTCCACCCGCAACCAGCTCGCGGTCTCCTGGGGGGTCAACACCTACAGGGTCCCCGCGGTCCAGCACACCGACGACATGGTCGCCCAGGTCGATGAGATCCTCCAGGACAAGCACCTGGCGCAGGCCGGGGACACCGTCGTCATCGTGGCGGGCATGCCCCCGGGCACCCCCGGTTCGACCAACTCCATCCGCATCCACACCGTGGGGGAGACGGTCGACTACAAGGCCTGA
- a CDS encoding PaaI family thioesterase → MSNTQPDSPTAPPSPATGSGDASCDGASSTSPSPNGASSGTGAAERPTVVGPLGPVGQTLAALSASSSAPVAFPDPGRRPYPDPRPAGSAISAFSAVHAGLEEDEEGTLMETLRMEVVQRDADLTQVRMPVDGARQVVGILHGGATAALIETAASVAAREAAPTGSVPVGAELTVSHLRPAEEGWVTAVATPIHRGRRTAVYEVSVSDEKGRHIARGTLRSLFT, encoded by the coding sequence ATGAGCAACACGCAGCCCGACAGCCCCACCGCGCCCCCGAGTCCCGCGACCGGCTCGGGTGACGCCTCCTGCGACGGCGCCTCCTCCACTAGCCCCTCGCCCAACGGCGCCTCCAGCGGCACCGGCGCTGCGGAGCGGCCCACGGTTGTCGGCCCCCTGGGGCCGGTGGGCCAGACGCTGGCCGCCCTGTCGGCGTCGAGCTCGGCGCCGGTGGCCTTCCCGGATCCGGGGCGCCGCCCCTATCCCGATCCGCGTCCCGCCGGATCGGCGATCTCGGCCTTCAGCGCCGTGCACGCCGGCCTGGAGGAGGACGAGGAGGGCACGCTCATGGAGACCCTGCGCATGGAGGTGGTCCAGCGCGATGCCGATCTCACGCAGGTGCGGATGCCGGTGGATGGGGCCCGCCAGGTGGTGGGGATCCTCCACGGCGGGGCGACGGCGGCGCTCATCGAGACCGCGGCCTCGGTCGCGGCGCGGGAGGCTGCGCCGACCGGCTCGGTGCCGGTGGGGGCGGAGCTGACGGTCTCGCATCTGCGGCCGGCTGAGGAGGGATGGGTGACGGCGGTGGCCACCCCCATTCACCGGGGGCGGCGCACCGCCGTCTACGAGGTCAGTGTGAGCGACGAGAAGGGCAGGCACATCGCCCGCGGGACGTTGCGCAGCCTGTTCACCTGA
- the lgt gene encoding prolipoprotein diacylglyceryl transferase, whose amino-acid sequence MIAAAAAPASLPSPSTGVWYIGPFPLRAYALCILAGVFVAVWWSGRRYEARGGDRDTVLDVALLAVPAGILGARIYHVLSSPDAYVGPGGDLALIPQIWRGGLGIWGGIAAGVAAGAWLMRRRGLRLAPLADAVAPALLVAQAIGRLGNWFNQELFGAPTTLPWGLEIDAAHLPPGYPSGTLFHPTFLYEALWNLAGAAFLVWLGRRLLARDGVTGGRLLWAYLMVYTAGRVWIEALRIDEAETIAGLRLNVWTSVIIFAVGAVGLVLASRGVPRRLDDAIADTTRPAAEQESTGDRGVGDREDGEEESQDGEEDSQVTDGRER is encoded by the coding sequence ATGATCGCGGCCGCCGCTGCGCCCGCCTCCCTGCCCAGTCCCTCGACCGGGGTGTGGTACATCGGCCCCTTCCCGCTGAGGGCCTACGCCCTGTGCATCCTCGCGGGCGTCTTCGTGGCCGTGTGGTGGTCGGGCAGGCGCTACGAGGCCCGCGGCGGGGACAGGGACACCGTCCTGGACGTGGCCCTCCTGGCGGTCCCGGCGGGGATCCTCGGCGCCCGCATCTACCACGTCCTGTCCTCCCCGGACGCCTACGTCGGCCCGGGCGGGGACCTGGCCCTCATCCCCCAGATCTGGAGGGGCGGGCTGGGCATCTGGGGCGGCATCGCCGCCGGGGTCGCCGCCGGTGCCTGGCTCATGAGGCGCCGCGGCCTGCGCCTGGCGCCCCTGGCCGACGCCGTGGCCCCCGCCCTCCTGGTGGCCCAGGCCATCGGCCGCCTGGGCAACTGGTTCAACCAGGAGCTCTTCGGCGCGCCCACCACCCTGCCCTGGGGGCTGGAGATCGACGCCGCCCACCTGCCCCCGGGGTATCCGTCCGGCACGCTGTTCCACCCGACCTTCCTCTACGAGGCCCTGTGGAACCTCGCCGGTGCGGCCTTCCTGGTGTGGCTGGGGCGCCGGCTCCTGGCCCGCGACGGCGTCACCGGGGGCAGGCTCCTGTGGGCCTACCTCATGGTCTACACCGCGGGGCGGGTGTGGATCGAGGCACTGCGCATCGACGAGGCCGAGACCATCGCGGGCCTGCGCCTGAACGTGTGGACCTCGGTGATCATCTTCGCGGTGGGGGCCGTGGGCCTGGTCCTGGCCTCCCGCGGGGTGCCCCGCAGGCTCGACGACGCCATCGCCGATACCACCCGGCCCGCCGCGGAGCAGGAGAGCACTGGGGATCGGGGCGTCGGAGACCGTGAGGACGGCGAGGAGGAGAGCCAGGACGGCGAGGAGGACTCCCAGGTCACTGACGGCCGGGAACGGTGA
- the rpsA gene encoding 30S ribosomal protein S1, with product MTTTTPSPAPVAVNDIGSTEEILAAVDETIKYFDDGDIVEGTVVKVDRDEVLLDIGYKTEGVILSRELSIKHDVDPDEIVSVGDEIEALVLQKEDKEGRLLLSKKRAQYERAWGTIERIKEEDGVVTGSVIEVVKGGLILDIGLRGFLPASLVEMRRVRDLQPYVGRELEAKIIELDKNRNNVVLSRRAWLEQTQSEVRTNFLQTLQKGQVRSGVVSSIVNFGAFVDLGGVDGLVHVSELSWKHIDHPSEVVEVGTEVTVEVLDVDFDRERVSLSLKATQEDPWQAFARTHAIGQVVPGKVTKLVPFGAFVRVEDGIEGLVHISELAQRHVEVPEQVAKVGDEVFVKVIDIDLERRRISLSLKQANEGVDPASEDFDPSLYGMAAEYDEEGNYKYPEGFDPETNEWLEGYDAQREAWEAEYAAAHARWEAHKAQVAKAFEEEQDTGAAAPAGSSSYSSAPAEASGTLASDEALAALREKLTGN from the coding sequence ATGACCACCACCACACCCAGCCCCGCCCCGGTCGCCGTCAACGACATCGGCTCGACCGAGGAGATCCTCGCCGCCGTCGACGAGACCATCAAGTACTTCGACGACGGTGACATCGTCGAGGGCACTGTTGTCAAGGTCGACCGCGACGAGGTCCTCCTCGACATCGGCTACAAGACCGAGGGTGTCATCCTCTCCCGAGAGCTGTCCATCAAGCACGACGTCGACCCCGACGAGATCGTCTCGGTCGGCGACGAGATCGAGGCCCTCGTCCTGCAGAAGGAGGACAAGGAGGGACGCCTGCTCCTGAGCAAGAAGCGCGCCCAGTACGAGCGCGCCTGGGGCACCATCGAGCGCATCAAGGAGGAGGACGGCGTCGTCACCGGCTCCGTCATCGAGGTCGTCAAGGGCGGCCTCATCCTCGACATCGGCCTGCGCGGCTTCCTGCCCGCCTCCCTGGTCGAGATGCGCCGCGTGCGCGACCTCCAGCCCTACGTGGGCCGCGAGCTCGAGGCCAAGATCATCGAGCTGGACAAGAACCGCAACAACGTGGTGCTCTCCCGCCGCGCCTGGCTGGAGCAGACCCAGTCCGAGGTCCGCACCAACTTCCTCCAGACCCTCCAGAAGGGCCAGGTCCGCTCCGGCGTGGTCTCCTCCATCGTCAACTTCGGTGCCTTCGTGGACCTGGGTGGCGTGGACGGCCTGGTCCACGTCTCCGAGCTGTCCTGGAAGCACATCGACCACCCCTCCGAGGTCGTCGAGGTCGGTACCGAGGTCACCGTCGAGGTCCTCGACGTCGACTTCGACCGCGAGCGCGTCTCCCTGTCGCTCAAGGCCACCCAGGAGGACCCGTGGCAGGCCTTCGCACGCACCCACGCCATCGGCCAGGTCGTGCCCGGCAAGGTCACCAAGCTCGTCCCCTTCGGCGCCTTCGTGCGCGTCGAGGACGGCATCGAGGGCCTGGTCCACATCTCCGAGCTCGCCCAGCGCCACGTCGAGGTGCCCGAGCAGGTGGCCAAGGTCGGTGACGAGGTCTTCGTCAAGGTCATCGACATCGACCTGGAGCGCCGTCGCATCTCCCTGTCGCTCAAGCAGGCCAACGAGGGCGTGGACCCCGCCTCCGAGGACTTCGACCCCTCCCTGTACGGGATGGCGGCCGAGTACGACGAGGAGGGCAACTACAAGTACCCCGAGGGCTTCGACCCGGAGACCAACGAGTGGCTCGAGGGCTACGACGCCCAGCGCGAGGCCTGGGAGGCCGAGTACGCGGCGGCCCACGCCCGCTGGGAGGCCCACAAGGCCCAGGTCGCCAAGGCCTTCGAGGAGGAGCAGGACACCGGCGCGGCCGCCCCGGCCGGCTCCTCGTCCTACTCCTCGGCCCCGGCAGAGGCCTCGGGCACCCTGGCCTCCGACGAGGCCCTGGCCGCTCTGCGCGAGA
- the polA gene encoding DNA polymerase I: MVSTNATSPHRPGSQDPARLLLIDGHSMAFRAFYALPVDNFTTSTGQATNAVHGFTSMFLSLLEGEAPTHAAVAFDLPGGTFRTEEYAEYKGTREETPQPFIGQVELIEEVLGAMGVRTITAPGYEADDILATLAASAQDEGLEVLVCSGDRDSFQTVTERCTVLYPVKGVSTLRRMTPQEVEERYGVTPERYPDLAALVGETSDNLPGVPGVGPKTAAKWIGLYDGLEGVIAHAEDIKGKAGQSLRDHLDDVLRNRRLNRLVTDLDLGLSIGDLRLEGADRAGLARVFETLEFRTLHQRSQRILSFAQQEGAAAQADDDEGPMGRLLGLEVGVLGHDLEPGGLGAWLQEHLPAPGPGSRPAPLGIDVVGALRPVQADAQIVSISDGASAVAIDTAELSVQDEAVLEALLADVERPKIVADAKGAWHALKARGLSLDGVIADPCLAGYLCRPEQRSYDVDTLAQRWLDIDLAGLADGAAQETGSQQALDLDSLSSGAAGQALASARRAAVLLPLQEVLEVQMEQRRATALFTDLEMPVAATLAVMEDAGIAVDDAVLATRATELDARVTHAAQGAFAAAGHELNLSSPKQLQTVLFDELRMPKTRRTKTGYTTDAEALAGLHAKTGHPFLAHLLEHRDAIKLRQTVEGLRKAIQPDGRIHTTFQQTIAATGRLSSTDPNLQNIPARTEEGMRIREAFTVGQGYECLMTADYSQIEMRIMAHLSGDEALIEAFRSGEDLHRYAAALVHGIEVEQVTAEQRSHVKAMSYGLAYGLSTYGLARQLGIDNAEASALRDAYFARFGRVHDYLESVVEQARRDGYTQTMLGRRRYLPDLTSDQRQRREMAERAALNAPIQGSAADIVKKAMVEVEAALAEQGLGSRILLQIHDELMVEVAPGESEAVRRLLVERMGAAAELSVPLEVATGSGLTWREAAH; the protein is encoded by the coding sequence ATGGTGAGCACCAACGCGACCAGCCCGCACCGACCCGGGAGCCAGGACCCCGCCAGGCTCCTGCTCATCGACGGCCACTCCATGGCCTTCCGCGCCTTCTACGCCCTGCCGGTGGACAACTTCACCACCTCCACGGGCCAGGCCACCAACGCCGTCCACGGCTTCACCTCCATGTTCCTGTCCCTGCTGGAGGGCGAGGCCCCCACGCATGCGGCCGTGGCCTTCGACCTGCCCGGGGGGACCTTCCGCACCGAGGAGTACGCCGAGTACAAGGGCACGCGCGAGGAGACCCCCCAGCCCTTCATCGGGCAGGTCGAGCTCATCGAGGAGGTCCTCGGGGCCATGGGGGTGCGCACCATCACCGCCCCCGGGTATGAGGCCGACGACATCCTGGCCACCCTGGCGGCCTCGGCCCAGGACGAGGGCCTGGAGGTCCTCGTGTGCTCGGGGGACCGCGACTCCTTCCAGACCGTCACCGAGCGCTGCACCGTGCTCTACCCGGTCAAGGGCGTCTCGACCCTGCGGCGCATGACCCCCCAGGAGGTCGAGGAGCGCTACGGCGTCACCCCCGAGCGCTACCCGGACCTGGCCGCCCTGGTGGGGGAGACCAGCGACAACCTGCCGGGCGTGCCCGGGGTGGGGCCCAAGACGGCGGCCAAGTGGATCGGCCTCTACGACGGCCTGGAGGGCGTCATCGCCCACGCCGAGGACATCAAGGGCAAGGCCGGCCAGTCCCTGCGCGACCACCTCGACGACGTCCTGCGCAACCGCCGGCTCAACCGCCTGGTCACCGACCTCGACCTGGGCCTGAGCATCGGCGACCTGCGCCTGGAGGGCGCCGACAGGGCCGGTCTGGCACGGGTCTTCGAGACCCTGGAGTTCCGCACCCTGCACCAGCGCTCCCAGCGGATCCTCAGCTTCGCCCAGCAGGAGGGCGCGGCGGCGCAGGCCGACGACGACGAGGGGCCCATGGGCCGGCTCCTCGGGCTGGAGGTGGGCGTCCTGGGCCATGACCTGGAGCCCGGGGGCCTGGGCGCCTGGCTCCAGGAGCACCTGCCCGCGCCGGGCCCCGGGTCCCGCCCCGCCCCGCTGGGCATCGACGTCGTGGGCGCCCTGCGGCCGGTCCAGGCCGACGCCCAGATCGTCTCCATCTCCGATGGCGCCAGCGCCGTGGCCATCGACACCGCCGAGCTCAGCGTCCAGGACGAGGCCGTGCTCGAGGCCCTGCTCGCCGACGTCGAGCGCCCCAAGATCGTGGCCGACGCCAAGGGGGCCTGGCACGCCCTGAAGGCCCGGGGCCTGAGCCTCGACGGCGTCATCGCCGACCCCTGCCTGGCGGGCTACCTGTGCCGGCCCGAGCAGCGCTCCTACGACGTGGATACCCTGGCGCAGCGCTGGCTCGACATCGACCTGGCGGGCCTGGCCGACGGCGCCGCGCAGGAGACCGGCTCCCAGCAGGCCCTGGACCTGGACTCCCTGTCCTCGGGGGCCGCCGGGCAGGCCCTGGCCTCCGCGCGCCGCGCCGCCGTCCTCCTGCCCCTCCAGGAGGTGCTGGAGGTCCAGATGGAGCAGCGGCGGGCCACCGCCCTGTTCACCGACCTGGAGATGCCCGTGGCCGCCACCCTGGCGGTGATGGAGGACGCCGGCATCGCCGTCGACGACGCCGTGCTGGCCACCCGGGCCACCGAGCTCGACGCCCGCGTCACCCATGCTGCGCAGGGCGCCTTCGCCGCCGCCGGGCACGAGCTCAACCTGTCCAGCCCCAAGCAGCTCCAGACCGTCCTGTTCGACGAGCTGAGGATGCCCAAGACCCGCAGGACCAAGACCGGCTACACCACCGACGCCGAGGCGCTGGCCGGCCTGCATGCCAAGACCGGCCACCCCTTCCTGGCCCACCTGCTGGAGCACCGCGACGCCATCAAGCTGCGGCAGACCGTGGAGGGCCTGCGCAAGGCCATCCAGCCCGACGGGCGCATCCACACCACCTTCCAGCAGACCATCGCCGCCACCGGCCGGCTGTCCTCCACCGACCCCAACCTGCAGAACATCCCCGCCCGCACCGAGGAGGGGATGCGCATCCGCGAGGCCTTCACCGTCGGGCAGGGCTACGAGTGCCTCATGACCGCCGACTACTCCCAGATCGAGATGCGCATCATGGCGCACCTGTCGGGGGACGAGGCCCTCATCGAGGCCTTCCGCAGCGGGGAGGACCTCCACCGCTACGCCGCGGCCCTGGTCCACGGCATCGAGGTCGAGCAGGTCACCGCCGAGCAGCGCAGCCACGTCAAGGCCATGAGCTACGGCCTGGCCTACGGGCTGTCCACCTACGGGCTGGCCCGTCAGCTGGGCATCGACAACGCCGAGGCCTCCGCGCTGCGGGACGCCTACTTCGCCCGCTTCGGGCGTGTCCACGACTACCTGGAGTCCGTCGTCGAGCAGGCCCGCCGTGACGGCTACACCCAGACGATGCTCGGACGCCGCCGCTACCTGCCCGACCTGACCAGCGACCAGCGCCAGCGCCGCGAGATGGCCGAGCGCGCCGCCCTCAACGCCCCCATCCAGGGCAGCGCCGCCGACATCGTCAAGAAGGCCATGGTCGAGGTCGAGGCGGCCCTGGCCGAGCAGGGCCTGGGCAGCCGCATCCTGCTCCAGATCCATGACGAGCTCATGGTCGAGGTGGCGCCCGGTGAGTCCGAGGCCGTGCGCCGCCTCCTGGTGGAGCGGATGGGCGCCGCCGCCGAGCTCTCCGTGCCCCTGGAGGTCGCCACCGGCTCCGGTCTCACCTGGCGAGAAGCCGCCCACTGA
- a CDS encoding ribbon-helix-helix domain-containing protein, producing MSHELKELSITLPEEVAVALAERVVSGAYDSESEVVRDGLIDLFLREEAAETWLHEEVGEAYDELRDHPCLAWDVQGVRAHLAEAHAHHQARPRP from the coding sequence GTGTCCCATGAGTTGAAGGAGCTGAGCATCACCCTGCCCGAAGAGGTGGCGGTGGCGCTGGCCGAGCGGGTGGTCTCGGGCGCCTATGACAGCGAGAGCGAGGTCGTGCGCGACGGCCTCATCGACCTGTTCCTCCGCGAGGAGGCCGCTGAGACCTGGCTGCACGAGGAGGTGGGGGAGGCCTACGACGAGTTGCGCGACCACCCCTGCCTGGCGTGGGACGTCCAGGGCGTGCGCGCCCATCTGGCCGAGGCTCACGCCCATCACCAGGCACGGCCCCGGCCGTGA
- a CDS encoding ANTAR domain-containing response regulator — protein sequence MSNESSTTRSRRVLVAEDETLIRLDIVETLTDAGYDVVAEASDGEEAIRLAQEHQPDLCVMDVKMPVTDGITAAERILDKHSCAVVMLTAFSQTDLVERASAAGAMAYVVKPFTPADLIPALEIALSRHEEILSLENEISDLTERFETRKRVDRAKGLLMERMGLSEPEAFRWLQKTSMNRRLTMREVADAVIEQVGAAANSKDD from the coding sequence GTGAGCAACGAGTCCAGCACCACCCGATCCCGCAGGGTCCTCGTCGCCGAGGACGAGACCCTCATCCGCCTTGACATCGTGGAGACCCTGACAGACGCGGGCTACGACGTCGTCGCCGAGGCCTCCGATGGTGAGGAGGCCATCCGCCTGGCCCAGGAGCACCAGCCCGATCTGTGCGTCATGGATGTCAAGATGCCGGTCACCGACGGCATCACCGCCGCCGAGCGCATTCTGGACAAGCACTCCTGCGCGGTGGTCATGCTGACCGCCTTCTCGCAGACCGACCTGGTCGAGCGCGCCAGCGCCGCGGGGGCCATGGCCTACGTCGTCAAGCCCTTCACCCCGGCCGACCTCATCCCCGCCCTGGAGATCGCCCTGTCGCGGCACGAGGAGATCCTGTCCCTGGAGAACGAGATCAGCGATCTCACCGAGCGCTTCGAGACGCGCAAGCGGGTCGACCGCGCCAAGGGACTGCTCATGGAGCGCATGGGCCTGAGCGAGCCCGAGGCCTTCCGCTGGCTTCAGAAGACCTCGATGAACCGGCGCCTGACCATGCGCGAGGTCGCCGATGCAGTCATCGAGCAGGTCGGCGCCGCAGCCAACAGCAAGGACGACTGA